A genomic stretch from Chitinophaga agri includes:
- a CDS encoding SIR2 family NAD-dependent protein deacylase codes for MKPRLVVLTGAGISAESGLRTFRDSDGLWEGYNVYEVASPQGWQKNPQLVLDFYNMRRQDVKAALPNAAHLGLAALQEKFDVEIITQNIDDLHERAGSKKVLHLHGEIFKMRSVLDEHRSYPVTWDINIGDMAPDGGQLRPDIVWFGESVPRISEAAAVVLSADIFAVIGTSLVVYPAAGLVDYLEDGVPCYVIDKKLPSMQERKNLTKIEKPATEGIEDLIKALESWAG; via the coding sequence ATGAAGCCTAGATTGGTAGTTTTGACAGGCGCCGGTATTAGTGCAGAGAGTGGATTACGTACGTTCCGCGACAGTGACGGCCTATGGGAAGGATATAATGTATATGAAGTGGCGAGTCCGCAGGGATGGCAGAAGAATCCCCAGCTGGTGCTGGATTTTTATAACATGCGTCGTCAGGATGTGAAGGCGGCCTTGCCAAATGCGGCACATCTGGGCCTGGCGGCTTTGCAGGAAAAGTTTGATGTAGAGATCATCACACAGAATATAGATGATCTGCATGAACGGGCGGGATCGAAGAAAGTGCTGCACCTGCATGGAGAGATCTTTAAGATGCGCAGTGTACTGGATGAGCATCGTAGTTACCCGGTTACCTGGGATATTAATATCGGTGACATGGCGCCTGACGGCGGACAGTTACGTCCGGATATTGTATGGTTTGGAGAGTCGGTACCCAGGATCTCGGAGGCTGCTGCTGTAGTGCTATCCGCAGATATATTTGCGGTGATCGGGACTTCGCTGGTGGTGTATCCCGCTGCGGGACTGGTAGATTACCTCGAGGATGGAGTGCCTTGTTATGTGATAGATAAGAAGCTGCCGTCTATGCAGGAAAGAAAGAACCTGACGAAGATTGAGAAGCCGGCGACGGAAGGGATTGAGGATCTGATAAAGGCGCTGGAGAGTTGGGCGGGATAG
- the gyrA gene encoding DNA gyrase subunit A has protein sequence MSENTENQQDGRIIQINIEEQMKTAYIDYSMSVIVGRALPDVRDGLKPVHRRVLFGMNELGNNSNKAYKKSARIVGEVMGKFHPHGDASIYDTIVRMAQPWSLRYMLVDGQGNFGSVDGDMPAAMRYTEIRLQRMAEAMLEDIDKETVDFTLNFDDTLEEPTVLPTRIPNLLINGASGIAVGMATNIMPHNLSEVIDGLIAYIDDRDITIEDLIKHVKAPDFPTGGVIYGYEGVKQGFETGRGRVVVRGKVNVETTKAGRERLVIYELPYQINKAALHQKIAQLADDKIIEGISEARDESDRDGMRLVIDLKREAIANVVINQLYKYSELQTSYGINNVALVKGRPRVLNLKDMLAEFVDFRHEVVVRRTRFDLRKAEEKAHILQGYLIALDHLDEVIALIRSSRTPDEAKEGLMTRFELSDIQSKAILELRLQRLTGMERDKIKEEYDEVMKLIAYLKDILSDEGLRFKIIKEELEDVKKRFGDERKTEIQYLASEMRMEDIIAEEDVVITISHLGYIKRTSAYDYRQQKRGGRGALGGKTREEDYIEHLFVASTHHTMLFFTEKGRCYWLKVYEIPEGEKSGKGRAIQNLINLPTDDKIRAIIDIKDLSDKEFISSHYIVLCTANGIIKKTLLEDFSRPRQNGVNAITINEGDQLLEAKLTNGNSQIMMAIKSGRAIRFPENTVRDTGRGAIGVRGIEVDNDKDEVVGMICVNKDDESRTVLVVSEKGFGKRTDIEEYRITNRGGKGVKTINITEKTGSLIAIMDVTEKDDLMITCKSGITIRMAVADIREAGRATQGVRLIRLDDNDEIAAVARLDEQEEDKFAEEGMEGNEQVDGSATPGDAPAGATEDVTPAE, from the coding sequence ATGTCAGAAAATACGGAAAATCAGCAAGACGGCAGGATTATCCAGATCAACATTGAAGAGCAGATGAAAACGGCCTACATAGATTACTCTATGTCAGTGATCGTGGGACGTGCTCTTCCGGATGTCCGGGACGGTTTAAAACCGGTACACCGCCGCGTGTTGTTTGGTATGAATGAGTTAGGGAACAACAGTAACAAAGCTTACAAGAAATCAGCCCGTATCGTGGGTGAGGTAATGGGTAAATTCCACCCGCATGGTGACGCCTCCATCTATGATACGATCGTTCGTATGGCCCAGCCGTGGAGCCTGCGTTACATGCTGGTAGATGGTCAGGGTAACTTTGGTTCGGTGGATGGTGACATGCCGGCGGCAATGCGTTACACGGAGATCCGTCTGCAACGTATGGCAGAGGCAATGCTGGAAGATATCGACAAGGAGACAGTGGACTTCACCCTGAACTTTGACGATACCCTGGAAGAGCCAACAGTACTGCCTACACGTATCCCTAACCTCCTGATCAACGGAGCGTCAGGTATTGCGGTAGGTATGGCGACCAACATCATGCCGCACAACCTGTCAGAGGTGATAGATGGCCTGATTGCATACATTGATGACCGTGACATTACTATTGAAGACCTGATCAAGCACGTAAAGGCACCGGACTTCCCTACAGGTGGTGTTATCTACGGTTATGAAGGTGTGAAACAGGGCTTTGAAACAGGCCGTGGCAGGGTAGTAGTACGTGGTAAAGTGAACGTAGAAACTACCAAAGCTGGCCGTGAACGCCTGGTGATCTATGAACTGCCTTACCAGATCAATAAAGCAGCACTGCACCAGAAGATCGCGCAGCTCGCAGATGATAAGATCATTGAAGGTATTTCCGAAGCGCGTGACGAAAGTGACCGTGATGGTATGCGCCTGGTGATCGATCTGAAACGTGAAGCGATCGCTAACGTGGTGATTAACCAGCTGTATAAATATTCAGAGTTACAGACATCTTACGGTATCAATAACGTGGCACTGGTAAAAGGTCGTCCGCGTGTACTGAACCTGAAAGATATGCTGGCTGAATTTGTTGACTTCCGCCATGAGGTAGTTGTACGCAGAACGCGTTTCGACCTGCGTAAAGCGGAAGAAAAAGCACACATCCTACAGGGTTACCTGATCGCTCTGGATCACCTGGATGAAGTGATCGCGCTGATCCGTTCATCCCGTACACCGGATGAAGCGAAGGAAGGTCTGATGACCCGCTTCGAACTGAGCGACATCCAATCCAAAGCAATACTGGAACTGCGTTTACAACGTCTGACCGGTATGGAGCGTGATAAGATCAAAGAAGAATACGACGAGGTAATGAAACTCATCGCTTACCTGAAAGATATACTGTCTGACGAAGGCCTGCGCTTCAAGATCATTAAGGAAGAACTGGAAGATGTAAAGAAACGTTTTGGAGACGAGCGTAAAACTGAGATCCAGTACCTGGCGAGTGAAATGCGTATGGAAGATATCATTGCAGAAGAAGACGTGGTGATCACCATCTCTCATCTGGGTTATATCAAACGTACATCTGCCTATGATTACCGTCAGCAGAAACGCGGTGGCCGTGGGGCGCTGGGTGGTAAAACACGTGAGGAAGACTATATCGAGCACCTGTTCGTGGCGTCTACTCACCATACCATGTTGTTCTTTACTGAAAAGGGGCGTTGTTACTGGCTGAAAGTATACGAGATCCCTGAAGGAGAGAAGAGTGGTAAAGGCCGTGCGATCCAGAACCTGATCAACCTCCCTACGGATGATAAGATCAGAGCGATCATCGATATCAAGGACCTGAGTGATAAGGAGTTTATCAGCTCTCACTATATTGTACTGTGTACAGCGAATGGTATCATCAAAAAGACATTACTGGAAGACTTCTCTCGTCCACGTCAGAATGGTGTGAACGCAATCACGATCAACGAAGGTGACCAGTTACTCGAGGCTAAACTGACCAACGGTAACAGCCAGATCATGATGGCCATCAAGAGTGGCCGTGCTATCCGCTTTCCTGAGAATACCGTACGTGACACAGGCCGTGGCGCTATCGGTGTAAGGGGTATCGAGGTAGACAACGACAAGGACGAGGTTGTTGGTATGATTTGTGTAAATAAGGATGATGAATCCCGCACTGTACTGGTAGTTTCAGAGAAAGGTTTCGGTAAACGTACTGATATTGAAGAATATAGAATTACCAACCGCGGTGGTAAGGGTGTAAAGACTATCAATATCACAGAGAAAACAGGTAGCCTGATCGCTATCATGGACGTAACTGAGAAGGATGACCTGATGATTACCTGTAAGTCCGGTATCACGATCCGTATGGCAGTTGCCGATATCCGTGAAGCTGGCCGTGCTACCCAGGGCGTACGTCTGATCCGACTGGATGATAACGACGAAATCGCTGCTGTCGCCCGTCTGGATGAGCAGGAAGAGGATAAGTTTGCTGAAGAAGGTATGGAAGGAAATGAGCAGGTAGATGGCTCAGCAACACCTGGAGATGCTCCGGCTGGTGCAACGGAAGATGT
- the pdhA gene encoding pyruvate dehydrogenase (acetyl-transferring) E1 component subunit alpha — translation MATKTDVKTKFTKETYLYWYELMLLLRRFEEKAGQLYGMQKIRGFCHLYIGQEAIAAGAMTATKPDDKFITAYRDHALAIAKGMTADECMAELYGKATGCSKGKGGSMHFFAPDKGFFGGHGIVGAQIGTGAGLAFAEQYKGTDNVALCFFGDGAARQGMLHETFNMAMLWKLPVIFICENNMYAMGTSVERTSNVLDIYKLANAYDMPSATIDGMSCETVHEGIERAVKRARAGEGPSLLEIKTYRYRGHSMSDPAKYRTKEEVEEYKDKDPINQVLATIQKNKWATDAEIEAINEKVKQEVEHCVQFAEESPWPADDELLKDVYVQDDYPFIVD, via the coding sequence GTGGCTACAAAAACAGACGTAAAGACGAAATTCACCAAAGAGACATATTTGTACTGGTATGAATTGATGCTCTTGCTGCGCCGCTTTGAAGAAAAAGCCGGCCAATTGTATGGGATGCAGAAGATTCGTGGTTTTTGCCACCTGTATATAGGACAGGAAGCAATTGCTGCAGGTGCAATGACAGCAACTAAACCGGATGATAAGTTCATCACTGCTTATCGTGACCACGCTTTGGCGATCGCGAAAGGAATGACTGCTGACGAATGTATGGCTGAGCTGTATGGTAAGGCAACAGGTTGTTCCAAAGGTAAAGGTGGTAGTATGCACTTCTTTGCTCCTGATAAAGGTTTCTTCGGCGGTCATGGTATCGTAGGTGCGCAGATCGGTACTGGTGCAGGCCTGGCATTCGCAGAGCAATATAAGGGTACAGATAACGTAGCACTTTGCTTCTTCGGTGATGGTGCTGCCCGTCAGGGTATGCTGCATGAGACATTTAATATGGCTATGCTGTGGAAACTGCCTGTAATTTTCATTTGCGAAAATAACATGTACGCGATGGGTACTTCGGTAGAACGTACTTCTAACGTGCTGGATATCTATAAGTTAGCGAATGCCTACGATATGCCTAGTGCTACTATCGATGGGATGAGCTGTGAAACGGTGCACGAAGGTATCGAGAGAGCTGTAAAACGCGCTCGTGCCGGTGAAGGTCCTTCTTTACTGGAGATCAAGACTTACCGTTACCGTGGCCACTCTATGAGTGACCCTGCTAAATACCGTACTAAAGAGGAAGTAGAAGAGTATAAAGATAAAGATCCTATCAACCAGGTACTGGCTACTATCCAAAAGAACAAATGGGCTACGGATGCTGAAATCGAAGCTATCAATGAGAAGGTAAAACAGGAAGTTGAACATTGCGTACAGTTCGCTGAAGAGTCTCCATGGCCCGCAGATGATGAACTGCTGAAAGACGTTTATGTTCAGGATGATTACCCGTTCATTGTTGACTAA
- the ribH gene encoding 6,7-dimethyl-8-ribityllumazine synthase gives MSIHNQSLLNDAGILHSEDASVVIVYTEWNDTVINELVAGCEKSLAEYNVSKISKVIVPGAFELPFACKQYWERTKGTHKQPGAIIAFGCVIRGETPHFDYVCKGVTEGLMQLNIELPVPVIFGVLTVDNMQQAEERLGGIHGHKGEEAAITALKMISMMRQL, from the coding sequence ATGTCAATACATAATCAAAGTTTATTGAACGATGCTGGCATTCTCCATTCAGAGGATGCCAGTGTTGTTATAGTGTATACCGAATGGAATGATACGGTCATTAACGAACTGGTAGCCGGCTGTGAAAAATCGCTGGCCGAATACAACGTATCAAAGATCTCTAAGGTGATCGTACCAGGCGCATTTGAATTGCCATTCGCCTGCAAACAATACTGGGAACGTACAAAAGGCACGCATAAACAACCTGGCGCTATTATTGCGTTCGGATGCGTGATCAGAGGCGAAACGCCGCATTTTGACTATGTATGTAAAGGTGTTACAGAAGGTCTGATGCAGTTAAACATTGAATTGCCTGTTCCTGTTATCTTTGGCGTACTGACTGTCGATAACATGCAGCAGGCCGAGGAAAGACTGGGGGGCATACATGGCCATAAAGGGGAGGAAGCTGCCATCACGGCGCTGAAAATGATCTCCATGATGCGTCAACTGTAA
- a CDS encoding (Fe-S)-binding protein produces the protein MNVQLFIPCFVDQLFPETGFNMVKVLEKLGCNVNYNPNQTCCGQPAFNAGYWDEARAVATKFVKDFHTTDYIVAPSGSCTGFVRNYYSKLFDNSAAHNEVKMLRKNLYEFTEFLTDVLHVTDLGATLNGVGTYHDACGALRECGIKEGPRKLLSKVKGLELKEMNESETCCGFGGTFSVKFEPISIGMGEQKVNNAVASGADYLISTDLSCLMHLDGYIRKHDLNIKTMHIADVLASGW, from the coding sequence ATGAACGTACAGCTTTTTATTCCATGCTTCGTTGATCAGCTGTTCCCGGAAACAGGCTTCAATATGGTGAAAGTACTGGAAAAACTGGGATGTAACGTTAATTATAATCCCAATCAGACCTGCTGCGGACAACCGGCCTTCAATGCCGGTTACTGGGATGAAGCCCGTGCCGTTGCCACTAAGTTTGTAAAGGATTTCCATACTACTGATTATATCGTAGCACCAAGCGGTTCCTGTACAGGTTTTGTGCGTAATTACTACAGCAAACTGTTTGACAATTCCGCTGCACACAATGAGGTAAAGATGCTGCGTAAGAACCTCTATGAATTCACAGAGTTCCTGACAGACGTCCTTCATGTAACAGATCTCGGTGCCACACTCAACGGAGTAGGGACTTACCATGATGCCTGCGGCGCCCTGCGCGAATGCGGTATCAAAGAAGGACCGCGTAAGCTGTTGTCCAAAGTAAAAGGACTTGAACTGAAAGAAATGAATGAGTCTGAAACCTGCTGTGGTTTTGGTGGTACCTTTTCTGTGAAATTTGAACCTATCTCTATCGGTATGGGCGAACAGAAAGTGAACAACGCTGTAGCCAGTGGGGCCGACTACCTCATTTCGACAGATCTTTCCTGCCTGATGCACCTGGATGGTTACATCCGTAAGCATGACCTGAATATTAAAACTATGCATATCGCTGATGTACTGGCCAGCGGCTGGTAA
- a CDS encoding DUF4349 domain-containing protein has product MTGRCFILKNTPIPVSVLVCSFSLLSACGHKAGPAAADPAYRNSYKAMELKAPDNFTDGASAPDSYNEQEAIHHPADDVTAAEASNNTGAFTAPTLAQSAVIPRKIIKTGTIRYSVNDYNNARKELREVVARYHGDIIDDNEQRSEFTWETRMAIQVPVEKFDSCLEAISGNAQTLIVKTVSAEDKTAEYIDVAARMKAKKEVELRYLEILKQAKSVKDILEVEEQLKSIREEVEASQARLQYIDQNVAMSTINLSFYQVFANTSPQGPGFFSRISFSIKDGWNNVLSFLIDLVGMWPGMLALAAAVIFMRRYMKRRRQRKAMAV; this is encoded by the coding sequence ATGACAGGAAGATGTTTCATTTTAAAGAATACCCCTATCCCTGTATCTGTTTTAGTATGTAGCTTTAGCTTGCTGTCAGCGTGCGGGCATAAAGCCGGACCTGCAGCGGCTGATCCAGCTTATAGAAATAGCTATAAAGCGATGGAGTTGAAAGCACCAGACAACTTCACTGATGGGGCGTCGGCACCGGATAGTTATAACGAACAGGAAGCGATACATCACCCGGCAGATGACGTAACGGCCGCCGAAGCTTCAAACAATACGGGTGCATTTACTGCACCTACGCTGGCTCAGTCAGCGGTTATCCCCAGGAAAATTATTAAAACCGGTACAATACGGTATTCTGTCAATGATTACAATAATGCCCGTAAGGAACTAAGAGAAGTAGTAGCCCGTTATCACGGAGATATTATTGATGATAATGAGCAACGCTCAGAATTTACCTGGGAAACGCGCATGGCGATCCAGGTGCCGGTCGAGAAGTTTGATAGTTGCCTGGAAGCGATATCCGGCAATGCGCAGACACTCATCGTAAAGACGGTATCAGCTGAAGATAAGACGGCTGAATATATCGACGTGGCAGCCCGCATGAAGGCGAAGAAGGAAGTAGAATTAAGGTATCTGGAAATCCTGAAGCAGGCGAAGTCCGTGAAGGACATCCTGGAAGTAGAGGAGCAGCTGAAAAGCATCCGCGAAGAAGTAGAAGCGTCACAGGCACGTCTGCAGTACATAGATCAGAACGTGGCGATGAGTACCATTAACCTTTCGTTCTATCAGGTGTTTGCCAATACCTCACCACAGGGCCCGGGCTTCTTCTCACGTATCTCCTTTTCTATAAAAGATGGATGGAATAATGTCCTGAGCTTCCTGATCGACCTGGTAGGTATGTGGCCTGGTATGCTGGCACTGGCAGCGGCGGTTATTTTTATGCGCAGATATATGAAACGCAGAAGACAACGGAAGGCGATGGCCGTCTAA
- a CDS encoding phosphatase PAP2 family protein, whose amino-acid sequence MKILKTLMLCGMLLLHLNADAQTDTTNVPSTDSMKTKEVHTLTAADTTIRYRINGAYLGSIWGDLKYTVSRPAHWTGKDFTRLGIVLGTAGGLMAVDYEVKQFFGRNHTNFWNSVTGQVEPFGNAYSPYLVGGMYLAGVIAKDRKLEHISLMTAKSLLISTLIYTFTKSVVRRGRPTYYDDPFVYNAPFSMDKKHTSFPSGHMLTVTSVATALAEAYGEEHPWVPWVTYSIAIMTGTTRLYQERHWSSDVWLGASLGYFVTKGIYKHHRALERKKALKALADY is encoded by the coding sequence TTGAAGATTCTAAAGACGCTTATGCTGTGCGGCATGCTGTTACTACACCTGAACGCAGACGCACAGACGGACACTACCAACGTCCCCTCTACTGACAGTATGAAGACAAAGGAGGTTCACACCTTAACAGCCGCTGATACTACTATCCGTTACCGTATTAACGGTGCCTATCTTGGTAGCATCTGGGGAGACCTGAAATACACTGTTTCCCGCCCTGCACACTGGACAGGAAAGGACTTCACCCGACTTGGTATCGTATTGGGCACTGCTGGTGGACTCATGGCAGTTGACTACGAAGTGAAACAGTTCTTCGGACGTAACCACACCAATTTCTGGAACAGCGTAACCGGTCAGGTAGAGCCATTTGGTAATGCCTATTCTCCTTACCTGGTGGGCGGTATGTACCTCGCCGGTGTGATTGCCAAAGACAGGAAACTGGAACATATCTCGCTGATGACTGCGAAGTCCCTGCTGATCTCCACCCTGATCTATACCTTCACCAAATCAGTGGTAAGACGCGGCCGTCCGACCTACTACGACGATCCTTTTGTATACAATGCACCATTCTCCATGGATAAAAAACATACCTCCTTCCCTTCCGGCCACATGCTGACCGTAACATCAGTCGCGACGGCGCTGGCGGAGGCGTATGGAGAAGAACATCCGTGGGTGCCATGGGTGACCTATTCCATCGCCATCATGACGGGTACTACCCGCCTGTACCAGGAAAGACACTGGAGCAGCGATGTCTGGCTGGGCGCCTCACTGGGTTATTTTGTGACCAAAGGCATTTACAAACATCACCGTGCATTGGAACGTAAAAAAGCACTAAAGGCACTGGCTGACTATTAG
- a CDS encoding saccharopine dehydrogenase C-terminal domain-containing protein produces the protein MKNILLFGAGKSATSLIDYLVSNAPRQKWHITVADHDLALIKSKTGKSYYVTPAAIDIRDEASRQKLIQETDLVISLLPPSLHIFVAKDCLQFGKNLLTASYIDPEVKKLEKEIEDAGLLFMYEMGLDPGIDHMSAMKLIHSIEKKGGQISAFRSYCGGLVSPESNDNPWQYKISWNARNVVLAGNSGATYRDKGKVKEVGYQHLFDQSKTIHIPSLGKLAYYPNRDSLNYISAYKLDEVPTFMRATLRYPDFCEGWSTLVKLGLTDDTKKIQTDNMTYYEWASQQTDSDPSISHEENIANYLGISAKSKILRQLKFLGLLNGETIHLGEQTNASVLQHIIESKLAMEPADKDMIVMTHEIEFERRGMNTRMHSYMISVGEDNVRTAMAKTVGLPLGILAKLILQEKVTLKGLHIPISPEIYNPVLKELEEFNIRFEESFE, from the coding sequence ATGAAGAATATACTCTTATTTGGTGCCGGTAAGTCGGCTACAAGCCTGATCGACTACCTGGTATCAAATGCTCCACGGCAAAAATGGCATATCACTGTTGCCGATCATGACCTGGCGCTTATTAAATCAAAAACCGGCAAGTCTTACTATGTAACCCCAGCAGCTATTGACATCCGGGATGAAGCTTCCAGGCAAAAACTGATTCAGGAAACGGACCTCGTTATTTCCCTGTTGCCACCGTCATTACATATTTTCGTAGCGAAAGACTGTCTGCAGTTCGGTAAAAATCTGCTCACCGCCTCTTACATCGATCCCGAAGTAAAAAAGCTGGAAAAAGAAATTGAAGACGCAGGCCTGCTCTTTATGTATGAAATGGGACTGGATCCCGGCATCGATCATATGAGCGCTATGAAACTGATCCACTCCATTGAAAAGAAAGGTGGTCAGATCTCTGCGTTCCGCTCCTACTGCGGTGGACTTGTATCACCTGAAAGTAACGACAACCCATGGCAGTACAAGATCTCCTGGAATGCCCGTAACGTGGTACTGGCCGGTAACTCCGGCGCTACCTACCGCGATAAGGGTAAAGTGAAGGAAGTTGGTTACCAGCACCTCTTCGATCAATCTAAAACGATCCATATTCCGAGCCTGGGCAAACTAGCCTACTACCCTAACCGTGATTCGCTGAACTACATCAGCGCGTACAAGCTGGATGAAGTGCCCACTTTTATGCGGGCGACACTCCGCTATCCTGACTTCTGCGAAGGCTGGAGCACGCTTGTGAAGCTGGGTCTCACTGACGATACTAAAAAAATACAGACCGATAATATGACCTACTATGAATGGGCCAGTCAGCAAACGGACAGTGACCCATCCATCAGTCATGAAGAGAATATAGCCAACTATCTCGGCATCAGCGCAAAATCAAAAATCCTGCGTCAGCTGAAATTTCTTGGTCTGCTGAACGGTGAAACTATTCATCTCGGCGAGCAGACAAATGCCTCCGTCCTCCAGCATATCATCGAATCTAAACTAGCGATGGAGCCTGCTGACAAAGATATGATCGTCATGACCCATGAGATCGAATTTGAAAGACGTGGTATGAACACCCGCATGCATAGCTATATGATCTCTGTAGGTGAAGACAACGTACGCACTGCAATGGCAAAAACGGTTGGTCTGCCATTAGGTATTCTAGCCAAACTGATACTCCAGGAAAAAGTTACCCTGAAAGGACTGCATATTCCTATTTCACCAGAGATCTATAATCCGGTACTGAAAGAATTGGAAGAGTTTAATATCAGGTTTGAAGAAAGCTTTGAGTAA
- a CDS encoding EVE domain-containing protein, with product MNYWLVKSEPFKYSWDQFVKDGKTFWDGVRNYQARNNLKGMQKGDQVLFYHSNEGLAVVGIAKVAKEHYQDPTTPDPNWVVVDLQPVKPFKTPVTLAQMKAEKRLENLSLIRQGRLSVCAVTEDEFNTILEMGDMKK from the coding sequence ATGAACTACTGGTTAGTTAAATCAGAACCATTCAAGTACTCTTGGGACCAGTTCGTAAAAGACGGAAAAACCTTCTGGGATGGCGTGCGTAACTATCAGGCACGTAATAACCTGAAAGGTATGCAAAAAGGAGATCAGGTATTGTTCTATCACAGTAATGAAGGTCTGGCCGTAGTTGGCATCGCCAAGGTAGCGAAGGAACACTATCAGGATCCCACCACGCCTGATCCGAACTGGGTAGTGGTAGACCTGCAGCCTGTGAAGCCTTTCAAAACGCCGGTAACACTGGCGCAGATGAAAGCCGAAAAGAGACTGGAAAACCTTTCGCTGATCCGTCAGGGCCGCCTGTCCGTTTGCGCCGTTACTGAGGATGAATTCAACACCATTCTTGAAATGGGTGATATGAAGAAATAA
- a CDS encoding tetratricopeptide repeat protein encodes MTETTNKTAAENTPVSKEFQLEDSLHKAEDFFNKNKNSIIIALLVVVVVVGGTFAYSKFIKGPNEVKAQNMIFHAQQYFERDSFRLALNGDGNYEGFLQVIDKYGSTKTGQLAKYYAGVSYVKLGEFQKGIDQLTAFNGGDQIVQAMAYGLTGDAYMELGNTEKGIEFYKKAGAHSDNELTAPTYLFRAGMALEKANKPAEAISLYKQIRDKYPQTTEGREMDKYLARLGEVSNN; translated from the coding sequence ATGACCGAAACAACAAATAAGACCGCAGCTGAAAATACTCCTGTTTCTAAGGAATTCCAACTGGAAGACTCACTCCACAAGGCGGAAGACTTCTTCAACAAGAATAAAAACAGCATCATCATAGCCCTGCTCGTAGTAGTGGTAGTAGTTGGCGGTACTTTTGCCTACAGCAAGTTCATCAAAGGTCCTAACGAAGTGAAGGCGCAGAACATGATCTTCCATGCACAACAGTATTTCGAAAGAGATTCTTTCCGCCTGGCGCTGAACGGTGACGGTAACTATGAAGGATTTCTGCAGGTGATCGATAAATACGGTAGCACCAAAACAGGTCAGTTAGCAAAATATTACGCTGGTGTGAGCTACGTGAAACTGGGCGAATTCCAGAAAGGAATTGATCAGCTGACAGCTTTCAACGGTGGCGACCAGATCGTACAGGCAATGGCTTACGGTTTGACCGGTGACGCTTACATGGAACTGGGCAATACCGAAAAGGGTATCGAATTTTATAAAAAAGCGGGTGCGCACAGCGACAACGAACTGACGGCTCCAACTTACCTGTTCCGTGCAGGTATGGCCCTGGAAAAAGCAAATAAACCTGCTGAAGCAATCAGTCTGTACAAACAGATCCGCGACAAATATCCTCAGACAACTGAAGGCCGTGAAATGGATAAATACCTGGCGCGCCTCGGTGAAGTGAGCAATAACTGA